One segment of Maridesulfovibrio ferrireducens DNA contains the following:
- a CDS encoding cytochrome c3 family protein — MKNLFIVCLLCIGMTVLTIAANADDKAGFEAPEDEIMINFIKGNSKDDLGVAFNHSSHENYECVDCHHALRKTKVPTSCATCHNNFEPVPAKGYKSYFKAMHIKRNNDKRPSCVSCHIKEFGNDPSMTGCTASSCHPDGIK; from the coding sequence ATGAAAAACTTATTTATCGTGTGCCTGCTCTGTATAGGCATGACGGTTTTAACTATCGCGGCTAACGCTGACGACAAAGCGGGTTTTGAAGCTCCTGAAGATGAAATTATGATTAATTTCATCAAAGGTAACAGCAAAGACGATCTCGGAGTTGCGTTCAATCACTCAAGTCATGAAAATTATGAATGTGTTGATTGTCATCATGCTCTAAGAAAAACAAAGGTTCCAACAAGTTGTGCAACTTGCCACAACAATTTTGAACCAGTCCCGGCTAAAGGTTACAAGTCTTACTTTAAGGCTATGCATATAAAGCGTAACAACGATAAACGCCCTTCATGCGTATCCTGTCACATTAAAGAATTCGGAAATGATCCATCAATGACCGGATGTACTGCCTCCTCATGTCATCCGGATGGAATTAAGTAA
- a CDS encoding 4Fe-4S dicluster domain-containing protein, with amino-acid sequence MNGKSFFVDLTLCTACRGCQVACKQWKKLPAEKTRNMGSHQNPQDLSSKTLRLVRFNEVQDDKNKLNWFFFPEQCRHCIEPPCKYTVNMYAPGGVIQDPETGAVIMTDKAKTKVGKVESWELCPYNVPRQDPETGIWNKCDMCIDRVQMGMLPACVQSCPTGTMNFGDREEMLDLANKRLAAVKKTKPKAYLADPEDVRVIYLCESAPDSYHENLLASADQRKTLMANGPAPTKSSRRGFLTAALGKNNKA; translated from the coding sequence ATGAATGGTAAAAGCTTTTTTGTAGACCTCACCCTTTGTACCGCCTGCCGCGGTTGTCAGGTGGCATGTAAGCAGTGGAAGAAACTCCCTGCTGAAAAGACCCGCAATATGGGGTCTCACCAGAACCCGCAGGATCTATCTTCTAAAACCCTTCGTCTTGTACGTTTTAATGAAGTGCAGGACGACAAAAATAAACTGAACTGGTTCTTCTTCCCTGAACAGTGCAGACATTGCATTGAACCGCCTTGTAAATACACGGTTAACATGTATGCTCCCGGCGGAGTTATTCAGGACCCGGAAACCGGCGCAGTTATCATGACTGACAAAGCCAAAACCAAAGTCGGTAAAGTTGAAAGCTGGGAACTCTGTCCTTACAATGTTCCACGCCAAGACCCTGAAACAGGTATTTGGAATAAATGTGACATGTGCATAGACCGCGTTCAGATGGGAATGCTTCCCGCCTGCGTACAGAGTTGTCCTACCGGCACCATGAATTTTGGTGACCGTGAAGAAATGCTCGACCTTGCAAATAAACGTCTGGCAGCAGTTAAAAAAACTAAGCCGAAAGCTTACCTTGCTGATCCTGAAGATGTCCGCGTTATCTACCTGTGCGAATCAGCACCGGATAGCTATCACGAAAACCTTCTGGCTTCGGCAGATCAGCGTAAGACTTTAATGGCTAACGGCCCTGCTCCGACTAAAAGCTCGCGCCGCGGATTTTTGACAGCGGCTCTCGGCAAAAATAATAAAGCCTAA